ACGTACTAAAGATTGTTCAAACTAGagactaaatttattttttataatattaaaatctaaattaacCTATGGTATATAAAAAAAGGGTCAAGAGAGGGTGACAgtgagaggagagagagagagagagcggtGATGTTGTCATTTGTCATCTTGTCGTGTATATGATAGCATAAAAGCACTAttgatacatttttaaaaaaaaaaaaacattatgacAATTGACAAAAGATGCGCTTCACTCCACTCCATCCTTGCGTTTCATTAGAATTAGATTTAGAATATCAAAAATGTTATTCTGCCATGAAACAAAACATGCGCCCCACCCTCACTTGTGGATTCAATGTTCAAGGAAAGTCATCATTTTCGTCTccccattttttttctctatccaTCTCTAACCAGGAAATGAAAAGATTATAGCAGAATTTATAACCACAATAAAAGAAGATTTTAAcagtattttcaaattaaacatCTTTATACAATAAGTTACACAATCACAAAACCCACTATTTGTTTGGCTTCTCCTATTTTCTTGTGCCAACCATACACAAAAGCTTACAGCATTTACAAGAATACAAGTAATGTGGCATTTGGGGGATTTTGTTCGGTATCCTTTTTGTGATTTGGTTGGTGATGAGCCTGATAAGTCATAAGAGGAAAGGTTCGTCGTCTACCTTCCAGGAATATTATGTAGCATAATAACTAGATAAAATTCAACAACACCAAGAACCTAATTTCGAGTCCATGGTATTTTGTTAATCCTTTAGGGTCAAATTTTAACTTAACAAAATCATGTTCAAATCTGGTGTGTATCACTTtcttgataaataataaaataaggagAACTTTATCTAATATTCATCAAGAAAgttataaacacaaaatttgaacGATGACATGGACACGAGAGGATTTATTCCCATTTTgtcacatatacacatgtttgatTGCATGCTCTGTTTCTTAAGGACGGCTAACTTTAATTACCAGATGTACTGCATCCTAAAGCCCTTTTCTGTCCATGCCTATAGATTGCAGTACATTTGATTCGATCTCGCTGAAACAATTGaaaccaaaatcatgaataCCAAAGTCCTGGCAGTCCAACAACCAAGCACAATTATCCTCCCATATTGGCAAGCCCATGTTACTATTTGCATTCTCTAGTTTAGGTGTATTGTCCCATAATGTGTCCATTAGAGGAGTTTCATCCAGCCACATGGTGTTCATTAGAGACACATCGCTTTCCACTAAAAGGGATTCTTCACCAGAAGAATTTTCAGCTGCTGATGAGCTAGAATTTTCTTCTGAGTTGAGAACCCTATCACTTTCCTTAACCTGATGAGTGTTGTCAGCTTGTGGCAAATTCTCTTCAGAGGATGAACTATCTTTGGATGAGACTTGTTTGTTAAGAGGTTCGTGAGTAAGAGGATCAATACCCATCTTAAGGAGCTTTTTCTTAATGTGGGTGTTCCAGTGATTTTTAATCTCGTTGTCTGTCCTTCCTGGTAACCTGGCAGCAATCTTGGACCACCTGAGACAGACAAACTACAACAATCAATCATACATCAAACAAAACTTATTACCTCATCCGTAAGTTAAGTCGCAACATTTACGGATAAGCTTGATCTGCGGGTCTTTCTTAGTCCCAAAGTAAGTTCTGATATCAAATAAACCGTATAGATCGCTTAAAGTAAGATCTTCAATTGAATTAGTGCCATCTATCTCCTAACAAATAAGTATATGTCATTATTCTTCACGTCATCAATCATCACCAATTTAATGACTTTTGCATCGTACGAAGAGAACAATCCACAATTATAAACAATAAACTATTATAacaaagataaaacaaaaactaacttatcattttagtctaattttttttataaactttttatttttattttttattaagtaaacTACAACAAAAATTAACTGTTCActctcatattttatttaattttctctctctggttttattttattgctacttttaaaaaaataaagagaaataaagtaTCTCTCTTTTTCCTAGCTAATATATAATATGGCGAATATGAACAATATAATTGACCATATTTTTGTATGGTCGTTATATGTTTTATGCGGAATGTAATAATAAACCTTCAATCACTTTGCTTAAGTTAGCCCAGTTTAGACATGATTTCAAATGTAGGATCTTTTTGAACATTATACGTGGTTGTTTATACATGTAACCGATGGCAATTACTTTAAACATGAGTGAAGGAGAAACCAAGCTAAAGCGCATGCATGGTTCATAGCTAAACTCTAAATTAACGAGAACTTTATTACATAGTCTAAAATTATGTGGccttaactaatttttatacaataagttgttaatttttttggtatataATTAAGAATGATGTAAAGCTGGCCCAAATCATATTGTCTTGAAGTAAGACTAGAGACAATGCTGGGAAGCTGAGCAAGTAAAAAATGGAAAACCTGTTGCCAAGACGGGCATGGAGATCGATAACAAGCTGCTCTTCAGCCTGTGTGAGGAGCCCTCTCTTCAAGTCAGGCCTTAGATAATTAGTCCAACGAAGACGACAACTCTTACCACAACGCCGAAGCCCAGCAAGCTTGGGAACAGCACGCCAACAGCACTGGCCATTGGTGAAAATGAAGTTTATGAGTTTTTTGTCTTCCTCGGCTGTCCATGGACCTTTCTTCACCCCAAGTTTGTCACAGCAAGGTTGCCTCCCCATATCACTTGCTACCAACCAATGCAAACTGTGTGTGTCACTAACATAACACTAGCTTCTTCTCATGACTCAAAAGTCACAAACCCacctttatttatataataattaagccCACTCATTTTCCTgcccaattaaataaaaaatatgcatcCCAAACAACACTCAAATTAATAGGAGACAGAGAAAAACTGAGGTGGAATTTGGGGGCCCACCAGAAAGGTGTGTGGGAACTAATATTGGATGTTCTCGTGGTGACCCAAAGGCAGAGCTACATGTAAGCATCCTAAAGGGAAATAATGTGTTAAATGATTAATCTTTGTCAATTTTTTCCTTTACAAATCCACTGCCCTAATTGCACTCTTACTCAACCATTTCGTCATCACCACGTTTACGTGTCCCTATTAGAAGTAGATCATGATAGAGTAGGGATGATTGCTAGAAGTGTTTGGTCCGCATGTGCATCATAACCGTTTGATGAGATGAAATTATAGCTATTAGATGTGCTCCAGGGTGATTGATCTAATGCCGTAAAATCACCGGCCATCTATGCTGCATGTTGTGGAAGGAACAACTAGCAGATGCCcttagtttttgaaaatgtaaaaatatacgtagattttttttatctattattacGTACATTCTTGTTATTCAGAAATGGACAATGGTCTCCTGAGTTTCGGGGCCACAATCTtacttttcttctattttttttcccaaGTTACTAACAATAATtcccaacttttttttatcaatgctTACGTACCGTGGAAAGTTAGACAAACGAATATGCCTAGTTGAAGTATAGAACCATTCCACAAGCCCACGACTTCGGTATATTGgaaagaattaaaaacaaattaaatggtTGTGGTTAATTTTTTACTAATCGGTTAAAAGGAAAATGAGATCACGTCTCCTAAAAGCTAAAAGGAGTTTCTGTAGATGCCTCCTATGcgaaaaaggattttttttttactaatcagTTACAATGGCAGCACTGTGCTGATTCCAGGTTGAAACTAAATGCAAGCATATATTTGTATTTGGATGAAAAAGGATACATATACACCACACTTTTGGGCTGTATATATGTACGaggtaaaaaactaaaaagaggaataaaataataataataatgtggtGTTAAAAAGaggggaaaagaagaaaaagaaaataaaaggggTTTAAATATATGGGCTTTTTTACCATGAggggtattttttaaaaaaaattactaaaataacaggtaaattttatatttattatggaTGTATAGGTAAATcgtgttttaaaacattttttttaattcaaagaaGTGTTGTTTATGAaacctaatttttaatttttcttactcAAATTGTAGAAGTATGTCTTCAAAGACAACTTCTATaaacttttactttttaaactcttattttaacgATTTGCACCTCTATTTTTACGATTTAAGGTTTTTCAAATTGCTTCTTTTGTTAGTTTCATAAATAGAGgatagtattttcattttcatttttattgtgtaCATTCGCAAGTGATTGCCTGATAGGGTAGTTAATAGAGGTCCCACTCCAAGATGCATGGCCTTAGCATTTTACATTCATAAttaaatctcactttttttagacatgacatattattttagtcatatttatgattatttttaagtagcatataaaaaaatgacttttaaGTGGTTATCTGTGCAAAAATCTTAACGCGGACGATGGTATATAAAAATCTTTTAGCTTCATTGCGTGCGAATATCCCAGTCAAATGTAGAAAAAACCAAACCTCGTGATCTATACATATCCTTCTGATGGATCTATCATGTGACTCtttaatataacaatttattaattacatgGAACCTTCAACTTAGGTTAGGGGTACTTGCCAGCCTCAATTTTTTGCTTTTGACTTATATGTCGGCTTACTGTGCAAACAGCTAGCAAGAGTTCTTTGCCTGatgctttttaattaaaaggaaaTGTTAGAACGAGGATTCTTGTTAGAATGAGCAACGAGGAAATGTTGTCTCCAAATTatagttattattatgatattattgttAAAAAGATCTTTAAAAcgcttatttcattttaaatttttaaaagacttaCTAATTAGCATTGCTGACTTAAGATAAAGCAAATATTGCCTcaataatagaatagaaaaaaatggCATAGTTATTATGACTTGCAAGGCACTATACGTAAGATACTTACTTGCATCATTATCTGTGAATTTCGGTGAATCATTAATTACATACAAGTTCCCGGTAAGCAAGAAGATAAACAGGACTGCTAAACTCGATCCAATGGCTGATATGTACTTCAAACGCATAGAAGATTCAGATTTCATTATTTCAAGTGGGAAAACATAAGAATCCTTAATTTCTGGGACGAGAAAGTgagtttaaattataattaacaaacaattcttgtaGAGAAATTCACAACTTTTCTTGCTATAGACTGGAATTAGTGTCTATTTGATGAGATTTTAGAATTAATTCTTTTTACCTCatcaatatatattaatcatttaaaatcaattttacccgactttaaaataaacaaacccTTAATGTAAGAAGCAATTTAAAATGGCCAACTATATAAGAATAGCTCGTGTGTTAAACAAAAAACGAAAAATACTGTAGTTTAATTTTAAGTCTTTGGCATGTATTAATTCAatgcaattttaaaattttatcaattaattaacgAACTCTTGGAACATGTTTAGGAAGTATAAAAAacgaaatataattatttaaaaaattgaaaaactatatattttttaaaaataatttaatacaagTACGATCTTTAATTAAGATACAAATTCaaaattacacaagtttaagcTATCTAGAAAACATATATCCATAATCACAAttatacacacattttttaaagaaaaaaaaactaaaattttcacTTACTAGCAAATATATCTTCTTTATTTGACGGGTATTTTCCTTTATTGtaaatataagaatataaattaaaaatgctttaaaaacatttaaaagtataaaaaagtatgcataaatattttaagtgaaatttaaaaatacaaattaaacatatttaaaattatgaaaaatatgttCAATTAAAGAATCAATTGGTTGTATATGTTGACCATTTTGAAAGAGACAAAGAGTGTGCATagtgaaaattaaactcaagattatcaaaaagaaaaattgaacgAAGTAACTATTCAATTACATTTCAATCAGTGAGtacttgttgttgttgtttgttacGAAAGGTAGGTACGAACTACGAAGGCGTAGGGAGGGTGATACGAAGCAATTTAAAAACAATCATACTAAGGGTGGCCTTGCTTGAAAGCTGAAGCTGTCTGCACTGCACCCCTCATTATACAGCGGTTGCGACTTCATTGTCACTTTCTTTTGGtgggaaagaaagaaatatagtacagtagataaaaataaaataaataaatacataaaataaaatttaatgctttttaatttattagaattaaattaatttataaagtaaCAGAGCAaggataaatttatatttaatttaaatatattaaatttataaagtaatttagttcaaactaaaaaaaaactatcactaATTTCTCACCCTTTAAAAGAGTCAattcaatatttgtttgtaaaAACACTTTGAagtcttatttaaaaataaacttaataacTATCAAACGACAGAATAATGAGTAACGTAACTGTCTTATAAGTATCATATATAATTGTAAATTTCTCCATTACAAAATTCTTTTGGTCAATGGAAAATAATTTGAAGTGCTACACCCGGGATTTctgataaaggaaaaaaatatataacagtaaatctgtaattgattaaagtatTTGAGAAAGTAATCACACAATCATAGAGTAGTAATGTAGTCGTCACTGTCCCACTGAAACAAACATcgcacaaaatatatattaatcataTGGACTTATTGTCGTTGAAGACCAGTCGAcaagactaattaattaaacaaaaaataatttgaagtgCTACTAACTTTTTTAGCTTCTTGGTGCAACGTCAACTAGTCTCGTGCACGCTTGAGAAGGAGAagggttttcattttcttttcaacacATTGGAACagtaaatataattcaattggACTTCGGATCAAAAGGTCCAAACTTTCAACGGCATAATCTTTGGTGCAATGACGTGACGATAGCACTTCCAAGAGGTATATATTTAGTATCCGTGGAACGTAATTTACTTGGAATTATTTGAGATGAAGTTTAGGACGAAGGAAAATTAAAACACCATATGAGTTGAATgtaaactagttttttttttttcagtaagAATGTAAGCTAGTTGATCAATCAATAGTTCACttcttatattaaaaaagaaggagctaatattaattgatttttcgTGATTTTTAAGTTTCAAGATAAATATTTCCCCTTAACGCGTATATGTAAGGCACAAGATAATTTGTCCCctcttaaaattttgaaaaatgttaaatGGACACctcatatattaatatatatctagaaagagaaaaaataataaatatttgatgcaatcacaagaaaaaaatagacacaTATAAAGAGTATCAATAAATGttcaaaatacttggatgtgcAACTATTATCGCTCTAAGTCTATATAGATATAAATCCTCAATTTATCTAAagcttttacttttataattgaTCAAGATATCACATGATATAGCGATTAGATTTGCAAATTTGTATCCCATGAAAAGTCATTAAAGGAAGCAAATATCAAAAACTTATTCGTAAAATAAATCGACCCCTAAAAGCCCACACACACAAATATAACTTCAACTTGGTTAAATCAAAGTCTTATTAGTAAATTGTGACTAATTGAATAATTTTCCAACCTTAGAAACATTGATAAGAAATCGTAAAACAAAGGAGAATGTAATCGTTTGAGAGACTACATATTGGTCGATATAATGGAAATTAAGGAATTATCAACTCCAATAGAGGTAAGGTATTCTAAAAGTCCACCTTCCTAATTAAACAACACACAAGCACATAAGAACAGTGCGAAGGAGAGTCCGGTAAATGCAGCTCTGCTTGCACCTCCTTCATCACCTCCTAACGTTGCtgcaaaatgataaaaaaaaaatggttattgttgattttttttttgtggaaagGTTATTGTTGATACTGGCACTTGCTAACTGCTGAGTTATGATAGATGTGTAATTTTGTGTGTTTAcaatttgtaaaagaaaaatactgaATTTATTGTgaaactcattaaaaaaaaattgtaaattttcaaATGACCGACAATTCAATTAAgtggaatttttattttgagaggGTTCTTACCCGGGGGTTGCACCAAGGACGGAGGCGGAGCCGAAGTAGAGGCTGAAATTTaggagagaataaaataaaatttcaggaTCGAAATCGAATATCAATTCATTCACACCAAACTACATACGCAGTTAAACTTGTGAAGACGTAAAATGTTAATAGAACATTTTATTGATCATCCGGAACAACATCACAATTTTGAGACAAATGATGATCTTTGAATGTCCTGTTTTTGTTGTCATTTAAACAGAGAATGAAAACTTTAGAAGCTGACAGAAAATCATAATGCAGATTGGCTAACCTTTGCAGGTGGTGAGTGTGAAGTTGACACCGCATAAGTTGGCAAGTTTGAGAGCCTGAGCGATAGTGGTACCAATACCTTCAAGCATACCCGGAGTTgatacaagttggcagaaacATGTACTCTGGGTTTCTTTGATTGGATTGCAGCATGTGTCGGGTGGCTTAGTGGAGTTCATGACATCAAGACATGGACTTAGGTGTTTAGCGCAAGGGGGTGTAGCTTGCCCATTTGCCAAGCAAATTACTAGAGTCATGCCTAACACCACCATTAACGGCATAGACATGCTAGTGCGATACATTTTGTTGAATATTACTTCCTATGCTCTGATTCTCTTCCAGTTTCATAAATAGCTCAACAACTCAAATTGCCTCGCTGGAAATATGTTGACTTTACTTTTCATATTCACTAATCAAAAGACGAGATGCCACGTCCTCCCATAGCTATACACAACACCACCAAAATAGTTGCactactttattattttttagtcacgattttaattcttaaaattatctTTCACTTACAGCTCAGCTCTAAATTTATTTCAGTTGAATTActgtttaaataaatataatactaGTATAGTAGGAGTACATTAAGCTAATTCTTCAGCAGGACTCATGCGActtaaagagagagagagagagattggcTAAATTATACacataaaagagtttaagaaaCTTTTTCTTTGTAGTTACAGAGAAAAACTTTAAGAACTTAAATGAAAATGGAGAATAATTCAAAAGATCATTGCATTGCATATATTTGTTTCTTATCGCTGCTTTCATTTTATAGTGATTATCGTTCAATATTTTGCATGAAGATAAAGAgagttattaaaattatatatatatatatatatatatatatatatatatatatatatattatgtacaAGTAAATAAATGACTCATATATAACATGCCAATTTTGTGAACACacattcatttaatattttagtttttaacgcATGAAACATTTGAAAAGGACACATAAAcaaattatgtaaaatatatagaaaaataatggaGGTGAGCCACGTTGTCTAATCTAGATCGTATAATATGATCGATATGTTTCCAACTTAATGTTATGAAGTAGGTTGCATGTAGCTGTACTAATTATTATCAAGCTTCAAAATGAATGATTCCATTTGGaccgaaaaataaaacaaaaaatgattctCTCCTTGATTCCTAGCAACCCATCATCCATCCCACTTATTACCTAACGagtttaattaaacaaaaaatggcaGTTGACCTTTGATCATCTTAAAGGTGTCAAAACAAGGATGGCGTTATTGAAAAATAGATTGATTGATTTGGTTTAATGAAATAGTAAGGGACTGGTTTTGACGTGAGTGCCAAATTCTTGTTTCTCTTGCCCAAATTGCACCAAccaaaattagtttattatgaATCACTGTAGTCTTTGACTAATTGTTTGATTGAATGGGAAGATATTCAAAATTTCGAGAGATCAGAGCGGGGTAGAtatcaaattgaattttgaaactCTAGAAATATGTAATGAATCGCACTTACACAACTATATGTCTATATCCTCTACAAGGGcatgtttaatttattcttttgccTGGCTCAAAAATCGTCCGAGGGAACGTTTCTTTACAATTCACAAATTAATgagtaaagaaaaaagaaaagaaaattaaaactagCTAGGAAgagccagaaaaaaaaaatattatgaatacgGAAGGGAGTTAATTGGTAGGATGTTAGGCAAAAGTGTTCCGAGATAAGTGTGGA
The nucleotide sequence above comes from Glycine soja cultivar W05 chromosome 11, ASM419377v2, whole genome shotgun sequence. Encoded proteins:
- the LOC114375602 gene encoding uncharacterized protein LOC114375602, giving the protein MYRTSMSMPLMVVLGMTLVICLANGQATPPCAKHLSPCLDVMNSTKPPDTCCNPIKETQSTCFCQLVSTPGMLEGIGTTIAQALKLANLCGVNFTLTTCKASTSAPPPSLVQPPATLGGDEGGASRAAFTGLSFALFLCACVLFN
- the LOC114374844 gene encoding protein ODORANT1-like, with the protein product MGRQPCCDKLGVKKGPWTAEEDKKLINFIFTNGQCCWRAVPKLAGLRRCGKSCRLRWTNYLRPDLKRGLLTQAEEQLVIDLHARLGNRWSKIAARLPGRTDNEIKNHWNTHIKKKLLKMGIDPLTHEPLNKQVSSKDSSSSEENLPQADNTHQVKESDRVLNSEENSSSSAAENSSGEESLLVESDVSLMNTMWLDETPLMDTLWDNTPKLENANSNMGLPIWEDNCAWLLDCQDFGIHDFGFNCFSEIESNVLQSIGMDRKGL